A region from the Sandaracinus amylolyticus genome encodes:
- a CDS encoding exonuclease SbcCD subunit D C-terminal domain-containing protein, translating to MPRRFTLCHTADWHLGHALHGRSREAEHAAFFTWLIELLERQRVDALVIAGDVFDSASPSGAAQAQLFELLAALRARCPAIDVVIVAGNHDSPSRLAAPDPVLRSLRVRIVGAVPWVGRGRDQRIDPEPLVVPLHADGEVAAWALAVPYLRACDLPALDPDAGEEDPAARIARGARRVYDEVAAHARTVRRDDQALIVTGHCHVAGAAVSDGSERPVIGGVAGALPRSVFPEDATYVALGHLHLAQEVRAQEVRAQEVRAQEVAGPDVRYSGSPIPLALGEESYPHEVRLVTFEGARIVAQAGHRVPRSVAILRVPKSGPAPIDEALAALRALEDDEVVRAARGAPENRWPWVEARVRLERAEPALRARVDEALAGLPVRLVKLTVEQARTGSSPGTEEGASLRELAELDVREVFLRRWALEQEGEPPADVLAAFDEVRAAVVGTESGP from the coding sequence ATGCCGCGCCGCTTCACGCTCTGCCACACCGCCGACTGGCACCTCGGGCACGCCCTGCACGGCCGCTCGCGCGAGGCGGAGCACGCGGCGTTCTTCACGTGGCTCATCGAGCTGCTGGAGCGACAGCGGGTCGACGCGCTGGTGATCGCGGGGGACGTGTTCGACAGCGCGAGCCCGTCGGGCGCGGCGCAGGCGCAGCTCTTCGAGCTCCTCGCCGCGCTGCGGGCGCGCTGTCCGGCGATCGACGTGGTGATCGTCGCGGGCAACCACGACTCGCCGTCGCGACTGGCGGCGCCGGATCCGGTGCTGCGATCGCTGCGGGTGCGCATCGTGGGCGCGGTGCCGTGGGTCGGGCGCGGGCGCGATCAGCGGATCGATCCCGAGCCGCTCGTCGTGCCGCTGCACGCGGACGGCGAGGTCGCGGCGTGGGCGCTCGCGGTGCCGTACCTGCGCGCGTGTGATCTGCCGGCGCTCGATCCCGACGCGGGCGAGGAAGATCCCGCGGCGCGCATCGCGCGCGGCGCACGGCGCGTCTACGACGAGGTCGCCGCGCATGCCCGGACGGTGCGGCGCGACGACCAGGCATTGATCGTCACCGGGCACTGTCACGTCGCGGGCGCGGCGGTGTCGGACGGGAGCGAGCGTCCCGTGATCGGCGGGGTCGCGGGCGCGCTGCCGCGCTCGGTGTTCCCCGAGGACGCGACCTACGTCGCGCTCGGCCACCTGCACCTCGCTCAGGAGGTGCGGGCTCAGGAGGTGCGGGCTCAGGAGGTGCGGGCTCAGGAGGTCGCGGGGCCGGACGTGCGGTACTCGGGGTCGCCGATCCCGCTCGCGCTCGGCGAGGAGAGCTATCCGCACGAGGTGCGGCTGGTCACGTTCGAGGGCGCGCGCATCGTCGCGCAGGCGGGGCACCGGGTGCCGCGCTCGGTGGCGATCCTGCGCGTGCCGAAGAGCGGTCCGGCGCCGATCGACGAGGCGCTCGCGGCGCTGCGCGCGCTCGAGGACGACGAGGTGGTGCGCGCCGCGCGGGGGGCGCCGGAGAACCGGTGGCCGTGGGTCGAGGCGCGGGTGCGGCTCGAGCGCGCGGAGCCCGCGCTGCGGGCCCGGGTGGACGAGGCGCTCGCGGGGCTGCCGGTGCGGCTCGTGAAGCTCACCGTGGAGCAGGCGCGCACGGGATCGTCGCCGGGCACCGAGGAGGGCGCGAGCCTGCGCGAGCTCGCGGAGCTCGACGTGCGCGAGGTGTTCCTCCGGCGCTGGGCGCTCGAGCAGGAGGGCGAGCCTCCGGCGGACGTGCTCGCGGCGTTCGACGAGGTGCGCGCCGCGGTCGTGGGCACGGAGAGCGGGCCGTGA
- a CDS encoding VCBS repeat domain-containing M23 family metallopeptidase has protein sequence MRRLGVLLLVALVPASASAQARFRRPFASESAPITAHFDTNGPGGGLADYVCGGRTYDGHTGTDFGIPMGTPVLAAAAGQVISVMTGCPDVGYNCSPCGGLCGNQVRLRHADGSETLYCHMQSGGMRVRVGDAVSCGQTIGHSASSGCSTGPHLHFGYHPRAGAPADDPFRGACGGPVSVWTEQRAYPQTPGATCDCAPSAETCDGRDQDCDGRVDEGVTRACSSACGSGTEACSGGGWGACDAPQPSADVCNGRDDDCDGTADEDDVCEIELLNEQPSAYAPPRSTDVDADGRADLCARGGAGVRCWPASASGWSAEWAPIPWSDVNGWSDPTNYATLRMGDVNGDGRADVCARSDGDVLCARSNGSGFDGHTTWLAGLSDENASGLPQYYTTLRLADVNGDGRDDLCARDRAGFGCWLSDGARFDRRIEGPRWSDESGWGAARHYGTIRMGDLDGDRRADVCARAAAGVECWLSSGDGFDTRVEGPRWSDESGWGAMRYWSTLRLVDFDGDGLGDLCARSSTDLRCVRGTGSGFGEPVIVHPMSDESGWDDIANYATLRVGDIDGDGADDLCARANAGVTCFAWDGSAFVQRAGPEWSDESGWSQARHYQTMRLADFDGDGLDDVCARAGAGWRCHPSTGEGFGAAVTLDELTDAGGWVEPRYWSTILSAGHACRAEMESCNGRDDDCDGEVDEHATDEICNDADDDCDGAIDESLRCDVPVIDGGTIPRGDAGTSGGGTVRGGCACGVSRGSPPLVLVLVLGVVLALRRRRT, from the coding sequence ATGAGGCGGCTCGGCGTTCTCCTGCTCGTCGCGCTCGTGCCCGCGAGCGCGTCGGCGCAGGCGCGCTTCCGCCGTCCGTTCGCGTCGGAGAGCGCGCCGATCACCGCGCACTTCGACACCAACGGGCCGGGCGGCGGCTTGGCCGACTACGTCTGCGGCGGTCGCACCTACGACGGACACACCGGCACGGACTTCGGGATCCCGATGGGCACGCCAGTGCTCGCCGCGGCGGCGGGGCAGGTCATCTCGGTCATGACGGGCTGTCCCGACGTCGGCTACAACTGCAGCCCCTGCGGCGGGCTCTGCGGCAACCAGGTGCGCCTGCGGCACGCCGACGGCTCCGAGACGCTCTACTGCCACATGCAGAGCGGCGGCATGCGCGTGCGCGTCGGCGACGCGGTGTCGTGCGGGCAGACGATCGGGCACTCCGCGTCGAGCGGCTGCAGCACCGGACCGCACCTCCACTTCGGCTACCACCCGCGCGCCGGCGCGCCCGCCGACGATCCGTTCCGCGGCGCGTGCGGCGGGCCGGTCTCGGTGTGGACCGAGCAGCGCGCGTACCCGCAGACGCCGGGCGCGACGTGCGATTGCGCGCCCAGCGCGGAGACGTGCGACGGGCGCGATCAGGACTGCGACGGTCGCGTCGACGAGGGCGTGACGCGCGCGTGCTCGAGCGCGTGCGGCAGCGGGACGGAGGCGTGCTCGGGCGGCGGCTGGGGCGCGTGCGACGCGCCGCAGCCGAGCGCCGACGTGTGCAACGGGCGCGACGACGACTGCGACGGCACCGCCGACGAGGACGACGTCTGCGAGATCGAGCTCTTGAACGAGCAGCCCTCGGCGTACGCGCCGCCGCGATCCACCGACGTCGATGCGGACGGGCGCGCGGACCTGTGTGCGCGCGGCGGCGCGGGCGTGCGCTGCTGGCCCGCGAGCGCGAGCGGCTGGAGCGCCGAGTGGGCGCCGATCCCGTGGAGCGACGTGAACGGGTGGAGCGACCCGACGAACTACGCGACGCTGCGCATGGGCGACGTGAACGGCGACGGACGCGCCGACGTGTGCGCGCGATCGGACGGCGACGTGCTCTGCGCGCGCTCGAACGGCAGCGGGTTCGACGGGCACACGACGTGGCTCGCCGGGCTCTCCGACGAGAACGCGTCGGGCCTGCCGCAGTACTACACGACGCTGCGCCTCGCGGACGTGAACGGCGATGGTCGCGACGATCTCTGCGCGCGCGATCGCGCCGGCTTCGGGTGCTGGCTCTCCGACGGAGCGCGCTTCGATCGCCGCATCGAGGGCCCGCGGTGGAGCGACGAGAGCGGGTGGGGCGCGGCGCGGCACTACGGGACGATCCGCATGGGCGATCTCGACGGCGATCGTCGCGCCGACGTCTGCGCGCGCGCGGCGGCGGGCGTCGAGTGCTGGCTGTCGAGCGGCGACGGATTCGACACGCGCGTCGAGGGCCCGCGGTGGAGCGACGAGAGCGGCTGGGGCGCGATGCGCTACTGGAGCACGCTGCGCCTCGTCGACTTCGACGGCGACGGGCTCGGTGATCTCTGCGCGCGCAGCTCGACCGATCTGCGCTGCGTGCGCGGCACCGGGAGCGGCTTCGGCGAGCCGGTGATCGTGCATCCGATGTCGGACGAGAGCGGCTGGGACGACATCGCGAACTACGCGACGCTGCGCGTCGGCGACATCGACGGCGACGGCGCCGACGATCTCTGCGCGCGCGCCAACGCGGGCGTCACCTGCTTCGCGTGGGACGGCAGCGCGTTCGTGCAGCGCGCCGGGCCCGAGTGGAGCGACGAGTCGGGCTGGTCGCAGGCGCGCCACTACCAGACGATGCGCCTCGCCGACTTCGACGGCGACGGGCTCGACGACGTCTGCGCGCGCGCCGGCGCGGGCTGGCGCTGCCATCCGTCGACCGGCGAGGGCTTCGGCGCGGCGGTGACGCTCGACGAGCTCACCGACGCGGGCGGCTGGGTCGAGCCGCGCTACTGGTCGACGATCCTCAGCGCGGGCCACGCGTGCCGCGCCGAGATGGAGTCGTGCAACGGGCGCGACGACGACTGCGACGGCGAGGTCGACGAGCACGCGACCGACGAGATCTGCAACGACGCCGACGACGACTGCGACGGAGCGATCGACGAGTCGCTCCGGTGCGACGTGCCGGTGATCGACGGCGGCACGATCCCGCGCGGCGACGCGGGCACGAGCGGAGGCGGCACCGTGCGCGGTGGCTGCGCGTGCGGCGTGTCGCGCGGATCGCCGCCGCTCGTGCTCGTGCTGGTGCTCGGCGTGGTGCTCGCGCTCCGCCGCCGGCGCACCTGA
- a CDS encoding four helix bundle protein, whose protein sequence is MLRIYTDAVELVRAAAQLGEAVRTRSAELARQLERAAISVPLNVAEGAGVRGGHRRARNLTALGSAREVSACLDVIEALGAARVDGAMRARLDRIIGTLVRCTR, encoded by the coding sequence ATGCTCAGGATCTACACGGACGCGGTCGAGCTGGTGCGCGCTGCAGCGCAGCTCGGCGAAGCGGTGAGGACGCGAAGCGCGGAGCTGGCGCGACAGCTCGAGCGCGCCGCGATCAGCGTGCCGCTCAATGTCGCGGAGGGCGCGGGGGTGCGCGGCGGGCACCGTCGCGCGCGGAACCTGACAGCGCTCGGGAGCGCGCGCGAGGTGAGCGCGTGCCTGGACGTCATCGAGGCGCTCGGAGCCGCGCGCGTGGACGGCGCGATGCGCGCGCGGCTGGATCGGATCATCGGGACGCTCGTGCGCTGCACGCGATGA
- a CDS encoding PQQ-dependent sugar dehydrogenase, which produces MRALAAIVIVSLIGCASSSREERPSAQTSSPPRAPAPPPATPSARRTAGLVRTTTLEPRTFQIRLEDLPPPRETEVRRRPREMPPPQDATLRVPAGFEVNVFASELRMPRWLRVTPSGEILVTETRDNRITLLADRDGDGAADERTVFADDERGHRLDMPFGMAFAGGFFFVGNQDEVRRWPYREGQRALEGEGERITELPGGGYRQHWTRNVVASPDGSQLFVSVGSQSNSDPEPLPRASVQVMGLDGSGRRTFASGLRNPVGLAFHPRTGALWTTVNERDELGDDLVPDYLAHLEEGQFYGWPWVYLTPDRRDPRLADRPLPEEARRTVTPEVLFQAHSASLGIAFYDGATFPERYRGSAFVAFRGSWNRRLGTGYGIALVPFDESGRPRGGYEEFVDGFLLDPAGPEVWGRPVGVAIAPDGSLLFTEETNGRIYRVQYVGERR; this is translated from the coding sequence ATGCGCGCGCTCGCGGCGATCGTGATCGTCTCGCTGATCGGATGTGCGAGCTCCTCGCGCGAGGAGCGCCCGAGCGCGCAGACGAGCTCGCCGCCCCGCGCCCCCGCGCCACCGCCCGCGACACCGTCCGCGAGGCGCACCGCCGGCCTCGTGCGCACGACGACGCTCGAGCCGCGCACGTTCCAGATCCGGCTCGAGGACCTGCCGCCCCCGCGCGAGACCGAGGTGCGCCGTCGCCCGCGCGAGATGCCGCCGCCGCAGGACGCGACGCTGCGCGTGCCCGCGGGCTTCGAGGTGAACGTCTTCGCGAGCGAGCTCCGCATGCCGCGCTGGCTGCGCGTGACGCCGAGCGGCGAGATCCTCGTCACCGAGACGCGCGACAACCGCATCACGCTGCTCGCCGATCGCGACGGAGACGGCGCCGCCGACGAGCGCACGGTGTTCGCGGACGACGAGCGCGGGCATCGCCTCGACATGCCGTTCGGGATGGCGTTCGCGGGCGGCTTCTTCTTCGTGGGCAACCAGGACGAGGTGCGGCGCTGGCCCTACCGCGAAGGGCAGCGCGCGCTCGAGGGCGAAGGCGAGCGCATCACCGAGCTCCCGGGCGGCGGCTACCGCCAGCACTGGACGCGGAACGTCGTCGCATCGCCCGACGGCTCGCAGCTCTTCGTGTCGGTCGGCTCGCAGAGCAACTCGGATCCCGAGCCGCTGCCGCGCGCCTCGGTGCAGGTGATGGGGCTCGACGGCAGCGGGCGCAGGACGTTCGCGTCGGGGCTGCGGAACCCGGTGGGCCTCGCGTTCCATCCGCGCACCGGCGCGCTCTGGACGACGGTCAACGAGCGCGACGAGCTCGGCGACGATCTGGTGCCCGACTACCTCGCGCACCTCGAGGAGGGACAGTTCTACGGCTGGCCGTGGGTGTACCTGACGCCGGATCGGCGCGACCCGAGGCTCGCGGATCGTCCGCTGCCCGAGGAGGCGCGCCGCACGGTGACGCCCGAGGTGCTGTTCCAGGCGCACAGCGCGTCGCTGGGGATCGCGTTCTACGACGGCGCGACGTTCCCCGAGCGATACCGCGGATCGGCGTTCGTCGCGTTCCGCGGATCGTGGAACCGGCGGCTCGGCACCGGGTACGGGATCGCCCTGGTGCCCTTCGACGAGAGCGGTCGACCGCGCGGCGGGTACGAGGAGTTCGTCGACGGATTCCTCCTCGATCCCGCGGGGCCGGAGGTATGGGGGCGCCCGGTCGGCGTGGCGATCGCGCCCGACGGGAGCCTGCTGTTCACCGAGGAGACGAACGGGCGGATCTACCGCGTGCAGTACGTGGGCGAGCGCCGGTGA
- a CDS encoding FG-GAP repeat domain-containing protein — translation MRALSLSLLCVFLAACTNEPRAPMAMSDGEVGVVASELTAAQRRVRAGQIRDAAYAAGMTQGWLLAGIADAETQMSHCWRELTWACQGPNSSDCGGGPVVAGAGDGPCSARQGGLGMFQFDAGTFDDTLRREGTRILSIAGNTQAAVDFVASMVVRSAYVSGVDTRAQAIAWMNGVRVGNGRWDAWIRTVTHYYNGCAPSYSCFSQRYAHYRDNTRNVFNEMGADFWVVPRCTPAAESCNGRDDDCDGRTDENVTRACSSACGAGTQACSGGGWGACDAPQPVAESCNGRDDDCDARTDEGDLCEVALLNEQPAAYAAPRSTDVDADGRADLCARGYGGVRCWTASASGWSAPWAAIPWSDASGWNDVTNYATLRMGDVNGDGRADVCARSNADVLCAVSSGTGFGAHTTWRAGLSDENAWNQPRYYTTLRLADVNGDGRDDLCARDRAGFGCWLSDGARFDRRIEGPRWSDESGWGAARHYGTIRMGDLDGDRRADVCARAAAGVECWRSSGDGFDTRVEGPRWSDESGWGAMRYWSTLRLVDFDGDGLGDLCARSSTDLRCVRGTGSGFGEPVIVHPMSDESGWSDIANYATLRVGDLDGDGADDLCARANAGVVCFAWDGSAFARRAGPEWSDESGWSQARHYQTMRLADFDGDGLDDVCARAGAGWRCHPSTGEGFGAAVTFDELTDAGGWVEPRYWSTILSAGHACRAETESCNGRDDDCDGEIDEHATDEICNDVDDDCDGEIDEHATDETCNERDDDCDGEVDDGLSCEPPSTGGDGGVRGDAPDGGTAAHGRVSGGCSAGGAGGGSPIALVMIAIALWAARRR, via the coding sequence ATGCGCGCTCTCTCCCTCTCGCTCCTCTGCGTCTTCCTCGCGGCCTGCACCAACGAGCCACGCGCTCCGATGGCGATGAGCGACGGCGAGGTCGGCGTCGTCGCGTCCGAGCTCACCGCCGCGCAGCGTCGCGTGCGCGCCGGGCAGATCCGCGACGCCGCCTACGCCGCGGGCATGACCCAGGGCTGGCTGCTCGCGGGCATCGCCGACGCCGAGACCCAGATGTCGCATTGCTGGCGCGAGCTGACCTGGGCCTGTCAGGGCCCGAACAGCAGCGACTGCGGCGGCGGGCCCGTCGTGGCGGGCGCGGGCGACGGACCGTGCTCGGCGCGCCAGGGCGGCCTCGGCATGTTCCAGTTCGACGCCGGCACGTTCGACGACACGCTGCGCCGCGAGGGCACGCGCATCCTCAGCATCGCGGGGAACACCCAGGCGGCGGTCGACTTCGTCGCGAGCATGGTGGTGCGCAGCGCGTACGTCTCGGGCGTCGACACCCGCGCCCAGGCGATCGCGTGGATGAACGGCGTGCGCGTCGGCAACGGGCGCTGGGACGCGTGGATCCGCACCGTCACCCACTACTACAACGGCTGCGCGCCGAGCTACTCGTGCTTCTCGCAGCGCTACGCGCACTACCGCGACAACACGCGCAACGTGTTCAACGAGATGGGCGCGGACTTCTGGGTCGTCCCGCGCTGCACGCCCGCCGCCGAGTCGTGCAACGGGCGCGACGACGACTGCGACGGGCGCACCGACGAGAACGTGACGCGCGCGTGCTCGAGCGCGTGCGGCGCGGGCACCCAGGCGTGCTCGGGCGGCGGATGGGGCGCGTGCGACGCGCCGCAGCCCGTCGCGGAGTCGTGCAACGGCCGCGACGACGACTGCGACGCGCGCACCGACGAGGGCGATCTCTGCGAGGTCGCGCTGCTGAACGAGCAGCCCGCGGCGTACGCGGCGCCGCGCTCGACCGACGTCGACGCCGACGGTCGCGCCGACCTCTGCGCGCGCGGCTACGGCGGCGTGCGCTGCTGGACCGCGAGCGCGAGCGGATGGAGCGCGCCCTGGGCCGCGATCCCGTGGAGCGACGCGAGCGGCTGGAACGACGTGACGAACTACGCGACGTTGCGCATGGGCGACGTGAACGGCGACGGGCGCGCCGACGTGTGCGCGCGCTCGAACGCCGACGTGCTCTGTGCGGTGTCGAGCGGCACCGGCTTCGGCGCGCACACCACGTGGCGCGCCGGGCTCTCCGACGAGAACGCGTGGAACCAGCCGCGCTACTACACGACGCTGCGCCTCGCCGACGTGAACGGCGATGGTCGCGACGATCTCTGCGCGCGCGATCGCGCCGGCTTCGGGTGCTGGCTCTCCGACGGAGCGCGCTTCGATCGCCGCATCGAGGGCCCGCGGTGGAGCGACGAGAGCGGCTGGGGCGCGGCGCGCCACTACGGGACGATCCGCATGGGCGACCTCGACGGCGATCGGCGCGCCGACGTGTGCGCGCGCGCGGCGGCGGGCGTCGAGTGCTGGCGATCGAGCGGCGACGGATTCGACACGCGCGTCGAGGGCCCGCGGTGGAGCGACGAGAGCGGCTGGGGCGCGATGCGCTACTGGAGCACGCTGCGCCTCGTCGACTTCGACGGCGACGGGCTCGGTGATCTGTGCGCGCGCAGCTCGACCGATCTGCGCTGCGTGCGCGGCACCGGGAGCGGCTTCGGCGAGCCGGTGATCGTCCATCCGATGTCGGACGAGAGCGGCTGGAGCGACATCGCGAACTACGCGACGCTGCGCGTGGGCGATCTCGACGGCGACGGCGCCGACGATCTCTGTGCGCGCGCCAACGCGGGCGTCGTCTGCTTCGCGTGGGACGGCAGCGCGTTCGCGCGCCGCGCCGGGCCCGAGTGGAGCGACGAGTCGGGCTGGTCGCAGGCGCGCCACTACCAGACGATGCGCCTCGCCGACTTCGACGGGGACGGGCTCGACGACGTGTGCGCGCGCGCGGGCGCGGGCTGGCGCTGCCATCCGTCGACCGGCGAGGGCTTCGGCGCGGCGGTGACGTTCGACGAGCTCACCGACGCAGGCGGCTGGGTCGAGCCGCGCTACTGGTCGACGATCCTCAGCGCGGGCCACGCGTGCCGCGCCGAGACGGAGTCGTGCAACGGGCGCGACGACGACTGCGACGGCGAGATCGACGAGCACGCGACCGACGAGATCTGCAACGACGTCGACGACGACTGCGACGGCGAGATCGACGAGCACGCGACCGACGAGACGTGCAACGAGCGCGACGACGACTGCGACGGCGAGGTCGACGACGGCCTCTCGTGCGAGCCGCCGTCGACCGGCGGTGACGGCGGCGTGCGCGGCGACGCGCCCGACGGCGGCACGGCGGCGCACGGGCGCGTGTCGGGCGGGTGCAGCGCCGGCGGCGCCGGCGGCGGCTCGCCGATCGCGCTCGTGATGATCGCGATCGCCCTGTGGGCGGCGCGGCGGCGATGA